From the Pseudomonas putida genome, one window contains:
- a CDS encoding LysR family transcriptional regulator yields the protein MVRHSEPDQTLIKMPSLRAVKVFVAAAKYQNFTRAAEALCVTQAAVSRQIRELETYLGAELFTRVGRAVELTVAGSIFFDAVQLSFVNISQAAERIRSNTNTRHVVTLCCSPAFAALWMGPRMPKFLDENPDIDINLVTTQNFLSMEPGVRPDIYITKLGKVQAGYSSHPLNHDVIYPVCTPQYLATHPELRTLEGLRDGTLLNLTPYGRSQVAEHVDWNVWLALHDVDLKSRASTAPHFFNANDYNLLVQLALNNQGVALGWHHLIAPLVAQGLLVRPVEQELVLKDTFHFLAFNEEKEHDSSCRRLREWLLQEFQPLLEQLRESRT from the coding sequence ATGGTCAGACACTCCGAACCCGATCAGACCCTGATCAAGATGCCGTCGTTGCGCGCCGTGAAAGTCTTCGTTGCCGCCGCCAAGTACCAGAACTTCACCCGCGCCGCCGAAGCCCTGTGCGTGACCCAGGCCGCCGTCAGCCGGCAGATCCGCGAGCTGGAAACGTATCTGGGCGCCGAACTGTTCACCCGGGTGGGTCGGGCGGTAGAGCTGACCGTGGCCGGCTCGATCTTCTTCGATGCGGTGCAGTTGTCGTTCGTCAACATCTCCCAGGCCGCCGAACGCATCCGCAGCAACACCAACACCCGGCATGTGGTCACCCTGTGCTGCTCGCCCGCGTTTGCCGCGTTATGGATGGGGCCGCGCATGCCGAAGTTCCTCGACGAAAACCCGGACATCGACATCAACCTGGTGACCACGCAGAACTTCCTGTCGATGGAGCCCGGGGTGCGCCCGGACATCTACATCACCAAGCTCGGCAAAGTGCAGGCGGGCTACAGCTCGCACCCGCTCAACCATGACGTGATCTACCCGGTGTGCACGCCCCAGTACCTGGCCACGCACCCCGAGCTGCGCACGCTGGAGGGCCTGCGCGACGGCACGCTGCTCAACCTCACCCCCTATGGCCGCTCGCAGGTCGCCGAGCACGTCGACTGGAATGTCTGGCTAGCGTTGCATGATGTCGACCTGAAGAGCCGCGCCAGCACGGCGCCGCATTTTTTCAATGCCAACGACTACAACCTGCTGGTGCAACTGGCGCTGAACAATCAAGGCGTGGCGCTGGGCTGGCATCACCTGATCGCGCCGCTGGTGGCCCAGGGCCTGCTGGTACGGCCGGTGGAGCAGGAACTGGTGCTCAAGGACACCTTCCATTTCCTGGCCTTCAACGAGGAAAAAGAGCACGACTCCAGTTGCCGGCGCTTGCGCGAGTGGTTGCTGCAGGAGTTTCAGCCGTTGCTCGAACAGCTGCGGGAAAGCCGCACCTGA
- a CDS encoding TonB-dependent siderophore receptor, which yields MRRTFVSLCVLQAISPLAFAEPEPLNDPAQIELQALNITSSADSERADGPVDGYKASRSASATRTDTALHETPQSISVVPKDVLEDTGATRLQDGLDYAGGVGRANNFGGQGLTTFTVRGFTTGEFYRNGFPINRGYPNAPDANTVERLEVIRGPATSLYGRGDPGGTFNVVSKQPLAEPKVTLGSQFDDQGMHRATLDATGPLNADGSLAYRLNVLGEGGDSFRDDVESERYDVAPVISWQVNDATKVIFEGDFMRNNHPLDRGLTRLPGQLGTASRDTNIWEKGSDNLLHNDNNMAQLRFEHLLNDNWTLGGGMQWLDGSLKGNAVEANGLQADGRTLGRNFNYRKLEWTDRDYQLNLTGHFDTGGFAHTLLTGIEYEDYDYNSIIQRSAAGTGAYPIDIFDPVLGQPRPALTRTTTHDKENLKTWAAFIQDQVAITERLKALAGVRFERFEHDYDNKLNNAGDFNKGENGVTPRFGLIYDLTDTVAVYANTARSFKPNSGASLQGTGFDPEKGKSYELGVKWEALDRQLSVDAAIYHIVKENVLTRDPNDPTGTYSIAAGEVRSRGLDINVAGNLTPEWRMIGGYAYVDAEVTKDNSIPTGTRLANIPRNSFSLLNTYEFQDGLAKGLGLGVGVKYVDDRAGQTAASTYTMERYSVVDLLSFYKVNEHVRLNLDVKNVFNKGYDEGAFNTYVYPGAPRTVQAGVSYIF from the coding sequence ATGCGTCGCACGTTCGTTTCGCTTTGTGTGCTTCAAGCTATCTCCCCGCTGGCCTTCGCCGAGCCCGAACCGCTCAATGACCCGGCCCAGATAGAACTCCAGGCCCTGAACATCACCAGCAGCGCCGACAGCGAACGCGCCGATGGCCCTGTGGATGGCTACAAAGCCAGCCGCTCGGCCAGTGCCACACGCACCGACACGGCCCTGCACGAGACTCCGCAATCGATCAGCGTGGTGCCCAAGGATGTGCTCGAAGACACTGGCGCCACTCGCCTGCAGGACGGCCTGGACTATGCCGGAGGTGTCGGCCGTGCCAACAATTTCGGCGGCCAGGGCCTGACCACTTTCACCGTGCGCGGCTTCACCACCGGCGAGTTCTACCGCAACGGTTTCCCGATCAACCGCGGCTACCCCAATGCCCCCGATGCCAACACAGTCGAGCGCCTGGAAGTGATCCGCGGCCCGGCCACCAGCCTGTATGGCCGGGGCGACCCTGGTGGCACCTTCAACGTGGTCAGCAAACAGCCGCTGGCCGAGCCCAAGGTGACCCTGGGCAGCCAGTTCGATGACCAGGGCATGCACCGCGCGACCCTGGATGCCACCGGGCCGCTGAACGCCGATGGCTCGCTGGCTTATCGCCTGAATGTGCTGGGCGAAGGTGGCGACAGCTTCCGCGACGATGTCGAGAGCGAGCGCTATGACGTTGCGCCGGTGATCAGCTGGCAGGTCAACGATGCCACCAAGGTCATCTTCGAAGGTGACTTCATGCGCAACAACCACCCGCTGGACCGCGGTTTGACCCGCCTGCCCGGCCAGCTCGGTACGGCCTCGCGCGACACCAACATCTGGGAAAAAGGCAGCGACAACCTGCTGCACAACGACAACAATATGGCCCAGCTGCGCTTCGAGCACCTGCTCAACGACAACTGGACCTTGGGCGGCGGCATGCAATGGCTGGACGGCTCGCTCAAGGGCAACGCCGTGGAAGCCAACGGCCTGCAGGCCGACGGCCGCACGCTGGGGCGCAACTTCAACTACCGCAAGCTGGAGTGGACCGACCGCGACTACCAGCTCAACCTCACCGGCCACTTCGACACCGGTGGCTTCGCCCACACCCTGCTCACCGGCATCGAATACGAAGACTACGACTACAACTCGATCATCCAGCGTTCGGCCGCAGGTACCGGCGCCTACCCGATCGACATCTTCGACCCGGTGCTGGGCCAGCCGCGCCCTGCCCTGACCCGCACCACCACCCATGACAAGGAAAATCTCAAGACCTGGGCGGCATTCATCCAGGACCAGGTGGCCATCACCGAGCGCCTGAAAGCCCTGGCTGGGGTGCGTTTCGAACGCTTCGAGCATGACTATGACAACAAGCTCAACAATGCCGGTGACTTCAACAAGGGCGAAAACGGCGTCACCCCACGCTTCGGCCTGATCTACGACCTGACCGACACGGTTGCCGTCTACGCCAACACCGCGCGCTCGTTCAAGCCCAACAGCGGCGCCAGCCTGCAAGGCACTGGCTTCGACCCGGAAAAGGGCAAGTCATACGAGCTGGGCGTGAAATGGGAAGCGCTGGACCGCCAGCTGAGCGTGGACGCGGCGATCTACCACATCGTCAAGGAGAACGTGCTGACCCGCGACCCGAACGACCCGACCGGCACCTACAGCATCGCTGCCGGTGAAGTGCGCAGCCGCGGCCTGGACATCAACGTCGCCGGCAACCTGACCCCGGAATGGCGGATGATCGGCGGCTACGCCTACGTCGACGCCGAGGTGACCAAGGACAACAGCATCCCCACCGGCACCCGCCTGGCGAATATCCCGCGCAACAGCTTCAGCCTGCTCAATACCTATGAGTTCCAGGATGGGCTGGCCAAGGGCCTGGGGCTTGGGGTTGGCGTGAAGTATGTGGATGACCGCGCCGGTCAGACGGCGGCCAGTACCTACACCATGGAGCGCTACAGCGTGGTCGACCTGCTGAGCTTCTACAAGGTCAATGAGCACGTGCGGTTGAACCTGGACGTGAAGAACGTCTTCAACAAGGGCTATGACGAGGGGGCGTTCAACACCTACGTGTACCCTGGGGCGCCGCGCACGGTGCAGGCCGGGGTTTCCTACATATTCTGA
- a CDS encoding phytanoyl-CoA dioxygenase family protein, which produces MSIDGQLQQLHEQGYVWLTGVLDPLRIALLRCAIDDLQPIHWDYQGLLEHYKCVFNRNPLWLPFLDLPPVIELAEAALGKDCHVIGQTAWRSHPGYPGMALHLDHLPMALPAWLRERSDFSLPAQILTAQLYLSDIDLDIGPTWIVPGSHRAARPPQPGEQRWQGREAQPMLCRAGDVLVFRSDVWHSGGANCSNTRQRDMLQVHYGRRMVAQKFSPYLSWQFNPQVLEQATPRQRRLLGEHEEAEYD; this is translated from the coding sequence ATGAGCATCGATGGCCAGTTGCAGCAGTTGCACGAGCAAGGCTACGTGTGGCTCACAGGTGTGCTCGACCCTTTGCGCATCGCCTTGCTGCGCTGCGCCATCGATGACCTGCAACCGATTCACTGGGATTACCAAGGGCTGCTGGAACACTACAAGTGTGTGTTCAACCGCAACCCCCTGTGGTTGCCGTTTCTTGACCTGCCGCCAGTGATCGAGCTGGCCGAAGCAGCGCTTGGCAAAGATTGCCACGTCATCGGCCAGACGGCCTGGCGCAGCCACCCAGGCTATCCAGGCATGGCGTTGCATCTGGATCATCTACCCATGGCGTTGCCGGCCTGGCTCCGCGAACGCAGCGATTTCAGCCTGCCTGCTCAGATCCTTACCGCGCAGCTGTACCTCAGCGACATCGACCTCGACATAGGCCCCACCTGGATAGTGCCCGGCAGCCACCGCGCTGCGCGCCCGCCGCAACCTGGCGAGCAGCGATGGCAGGGCCGCGAGGCACAGCCGATGCTGTGCCGGGCGGGGGATGTACTGGTTTTTCGCAGTGATGTCTGGCACAGCGGCGGCGCCAACTGCAGCAACACCCGCCAGCGCGACATGCTGCAGGTGCATTACGGCCGGCGCATGGTGGCGCAAAAGTTCTCCCCGTACCTGAGCTGGCAGTTCAACCCGCAGGTGCTGGAGCAGGCGACGCCTCGGCAACGGCGCCTGCTGGGGGAGCATGAGGAGGCCGAATACGACTGA
- a CDS encoding alpha/beta hydrolase yields MPTLFLTHLRRRWLSWLCAAVMVIGLPAGCAVLQHKERELLFRIEPGQASWFRGLPNGVQELDLRPRSFTDNQNLHAWWWPAKRAGAPAILYLHGVRWNLTGQLFRIEQLHAMGYSVLAVDYRGFGQSRGGLPSEATVYEDARIAWERFAQLQPDPGKRLIFGHSLGGAVAVELASELASQAQKDGSAAPARGLILESTFTSLGDAAAAVANTSLPVRWLMSQKFDSLDKIKDVGLPVLLVHGMDDRFVPPRFSQELFDAAQQPKTLLLVPGATHNNSMSLAGQRYRRAIQALL; encoded by the coding sequence ATGCCTACCCTCTTCCTCACTCACCTGCGCCGCCGCTGGCTCAGTTGGCTGTGCGCCGCCGTGATGGTCATCGGTTTGCCCGCTGGCTGTGCGGTGCTGCAGCACAAGGAACGCGAGCTGCTGTTCCGTATCGAGCCCGGTCAGGCCAGCTGGTTCCGCGGCCTGCCCAACGGCGTGCAGGAACTGGACCTGCGCCCGCGCAGCTTTACCGACAACCAGAACCTGCATGCCTGGTGGTGGCCCGCCAAACGCGCCGGTGCACCGGCCATCCTCTATCTGCACGGCGTGCGCTGGAACCTTACCGGCCAGTTGTTCCGCATCGAGCAGCTGCACGCAATGGGCTATTCGGTGCTGGCCGTGGACTACCGCGGTTTCGGCCAGAGCCGTGGCGGCCTGCCGTCCGAAGCCACGGTCTACGAGGATGCGCGCATCGCCTGGGAGCGCTTCGCGCAGTTGCAGCCCGACCCCGGCAAGCGCCTGATCTTCGGCCATTCGCTCGGCGGCGCCGTGGCTGTCGAACTGGCCTCCGAGCTGGCCAGCCAGGCACAGAAGGATGGCAGTGCAGCACCGGCGCGTGGTTTGATTCTGGAGTCGACCTTCACATCGTTGGGCGATGCGGCAGCGGCGGTTGCCAACACGTCACTGCCTGTGCGCTGGTTGATGTCACAGAAATTCGATTCGCTGGACAAGATCAAGGATGTCGGCCTGCCCGTGCTATTGGTGCACGGCATGGATGATCGCTTCGTACCGCCGCGCTTCAGCCAGGAACTGTTCGATGCCGCGCAGCAACCCAAGACCCTGCTGTTGGTACCGGGAGCGACCCACAACAACAGCATGAGCCTTGCCGGGCAACGCTACAGGCGTGCCATTCAGGCATTGCTTTGA
- a CDS encoding anti-phage deoxyguanosine triphosphatase → MTDAIWGKRRDEPGKRHNDIRDEWERDYARLIHSSAFRRLQSKTQVLGLGESDFYRTRLTHSMEVAQIGVGIVHWLRKHHTDEPQIQKLLPCSALMNSICLAHDIGHPPFGHGGEVALNLCMRHHGGFEGNGQTLRILSRLDKYTAQHGLNPTRRLLLGVLKYPVAYSALVNEDAYGAVKTPQWLSQANRQKPPKCYLDDEQEVIDWVLEPLEASEREAFKRFDTRDSEHAKARHKAFDTSVMELADDISYSLHDLEDAISLGMVTRHDWEDHIQGHEHLFRDCGSDLEAAVITEQLFADSYKRKEAIGTLVHAFIVNTEVQPSTLDGATTDLLKWNARLKPPYEALRKHIFNLVVHKVIKSANVQQLEFKGQKIVVELFDALSSDPQRLLPSRTVARYMAAEDDSRKARVICDFISGMTDEYCTRLYEKLFYPHKGSIFDHL, encoded by the coding sequence ATGACGGACGCCATTTGGGGAAAACGCAGGGACGAGCCTGGCAAACGCCACAACGATATCCGGGACGAATGGGAACGTGACTATGCGCGCCTGATCCACTCTTCAGCCTTCAGGCGACTGCAATCCAAGACTCAGGTACTGGGGCTGGGCGAAAGTGATTTCTATCGCACACGCCTCACTCACTCGATGGAAGTGGCGCAGATCGGTGTGGGCATCGTGCATTGGCTGCGCAAGCACCATACCGATGAACCCCAGATCCAAAAGCTCCTGCCCTGCTCCGCGTTGATGAACTCTATCTGCCTGGCGCACGATATCGGCCACCCGCCTTTCGGTCACGGCGGGGAAGTGGCGCTCAATCTGTGCATGAGGCACCACGGTGGCTTCGAGGGCAATGGTCAGACACTGAGGATCCTTTCCCGCCTGGACAAGTACACCGCCCAGCATGGGCTCAATCCGACGCGCAGGTTGTTGCTTGGCGTACTCAAGTATCCCGTTGCCTACAGTGCGCTGGTCAATGAAGACGCATACGGCGCGGTCAAGACTCCGCAATGGTTATCTCAAGCCAATCGGCAAAAACCACCCAAATGCTACCTGGATGACGAACAGGAAGTGATCGATTGGGTGCTTGAGCCCCTCGAGGCAAGTGAGCGTGAAGCCTTCAAACGCTTTGATACCCGTGACAGTGAACATGCAAAGGCTCGGCACAAGGCTTTCGATACGTCGGTGATGGAGTTGGCCGATGATATTTCCTATAGCCTGCACGACCTCGAAGACGCCATTTCGTTGGGCATGGTTACTCGTCACGATTGGGAAGATCACATCCAGGGGCATGAGCACCTGTTCAGGGATTGTGGCAGTGACCTTGAGGCTGCGGTGATCACCGAGCAGCTTTTTGCCGACAGCTACAAGCGCAAGGAAGCAATCGGCACGCTGGTCCATGCCTTCATCGTCAATACCGAGGTCCAACCCTCTACGCTCGACGGTGCGACGACCGACCTGCTGAAGTGGAACGCCCGCCTGAAACCACCCTACGAAGCGCTGCGTAAACATATCTTCAACCTCGTGGTGCACAAAGTCATCAAAAGCGCCAATGTGCAGCAACTGGAATTCAAAGGGCAAAAGATCGTGGTCGAATTGTTCGATGCACTGAGCTCCGATCCACAACGCCTGCTGCCCTCACGCACGGTGGCGCGTTACATGGCCGCAGAGGACGATTCGAGAAAGGCCCGGGTCATTTGCGATTTCATTTCAGGCATGACGGACGAATACTGCACGCGCCTCTATGAAAAGCTGTTCTACCCGCACAAAGGCTCCATTTTCGATCACTTGTGA
- a CDS encoding carboxypeptidase regulatory-like domain-containing protein yields MRNHHYALGATLLIALALPWTLAAAAEVEDHNAPIDMQAVQLQPQEQNGIRYLAGGIGQDEANAMRRTKGYDLHVELSTGPDGKFQSGATIDIQNAQGKSLLSVQDAGPLLYVQLPPGQYKVIGQADGTTVQQQVSVNGKAPVTANLNWR; encoded by the coding sequence ATGCGTAACCATCACTATGCGTTGGGTGCCACGCTGTTGATCGCACTGGCGTTGCCCTGGACCCTGGCGGCTGCCGCGGAAGTGGAAGACCACAACGCCCCCATCGACATGCAGGCCGTGCAATTGCAGCCCCAGGAACAGAACGGCATCCGCTACCTGGCAGGCGGTATCGGCCAGGACGAGGCCAATGCCATGCGCCGCACCAAGGGCTATGACTTGCATGTCGAGCTCTCGACCGGGCCAGACGGCAAGTTCCAGAGCGGCGCCACTATCGATATCCAGAATGCACAGGGCAAGTCGCTGTTGAGCGTGCAGGACGCCGGTCCATTGCTGTACGTGCAGCTCCCGCCAGGCCAGTACAAGGTTATCGGCCAGGCGGACGGTACCACTGTTCAGCAGCAGGTGAGCGTCAATGGCAAGGCACCGGTCACCGCCAACCTGAACTGGCGTTGA
- the ptrR gene encoding putrescine utilization regulator PtrR produces the protein MDLVQLEIFKAVAEQGSISAAAQHIHRVPSNLTTRIKQLEEDLGVELFIREKSRLRLSPAGWNFLEYTRRILDLVHEARLTVAGEDPQGTFALGSLESTAAVRIPALLAAYNQRYPKVDLDLSTGPSGTMLEGVLAGRLVAAFVDGPVLHPTLEGMPVFEEEMVIISPLNHAPVTRAQDVNGASIYAFRANCSYRHHFESWFVQDQAVPGKIHEMESYHGMLACVSAGAGLAMLPRSMLDNMPGCSTVCAWPMQEQFRYLKTWLVWRRGTVSRSLSMFVKLLEERRTA, from the coding sequence CGCCCAGCACATCCATCGGGTGCCGTCGAACCTGACCACGCGCATCAAGCAGTTGGAGGAGGATCTCGGCGTCGAGCTGTTCATCCGCGAAAAAAGCCGCCTGCGTCTGTCGCCAGCGGGCTGGAACTTCCTTGAGTACACCCGGCGCATCCTCGACCTGGTGCACGAGGCGCGGCTGACCGTGGCCGGCGAAGACCCCCAGGGCACCTTCGCCCTGGGTTCGCTGGAGAGCACGGCGGCGGTGCGTATTCCGGCCTTGCTGGCCGCCTATAACCAGCGCTACCCCAAGGTCGACCTCGACCTGTCCACCGGGCCGTCGGGGACCATGCTCGAAGGCGTGCTGGCGGGGCGCCTGGTGGCGGCGTTCGTCGACGGCCCGGTGCTGCACCCCACGCTCGAAGGCATGCCGGTGTTCGAGGAGGAGATGGTGATCATCTCGCCGCTCAACCACGCCCCGGTGACCCGCGCCCAGGACGTCAACGGCGCGAGCATCTACGCTTTCCGGGCCAACTGCTCGTACCGCCATCACTTCGAGAGCTGGTTCGTCCAGGATCAGGCGGTGCCCGGCAAGATCCACGAAATGGAGTCGTACCACGGCATGCTCGCCTGCGTCAGCGCCGGTGCCGGCCTGGCCATGTTGCCGCGCAGCATGCTCGACAACATGCCCGGTTGCAGCACGGTCTGCGCCTGGCCGATGCAGGAGCAGTTCCGCTACCTGAAGACCTGGCTGGTGTGGCGCCGAGGCACGGTTTCGCGCAGCCTGAGCATGTTCGTGAAACTGCTCGAAGAGCGGCGAACGGCGTGA
- the hisN gene encoding histidinol-phosphatase — protein sequence MSLSAEQIGEFQAFAEQLADAAALAIKPYFRASLEVEDKGGRLYDPVTVADKAAEDAMRELIQARYPEHGILGEEAGVAVGSSPLTWVLDPIDGTRAFITGLPLWGTLIALNDGTRPVVGVMNQPFTDERFVGTPAGAWRSGTRLKTRACADLASATLMCTTPDMFDTAERKAAFEAVAGKARLMRYGGDCYAYCMLASGFVDVIVEASLQPYDVQALMPIIEGAGGVITAWDGSSAQNGGCVVACGDPALHAQVVEMLRHAM from the coding sequence ATGTCCCTTAGCGCTGAACAGATCGGCGAATTCCAAGCCTTCGCCGAGCAGCTGGCCGATGCCGCTGCGCTGGCGATCAAGCCGTACTTTCGCGCCAGCCTGGAGGTCGAGGACAAGGGCGGTCGCCTGTACGACCCGGTGACCGTGGCCGACAAGGCGGCCGAGGATGCCATGCGCGAGCTGATCCAGGCGCGTTATCCGGAGCACGGCATTCTCGGTGAAGAGGCCGGCGTAGCGGTGGGCAGCAGCCCGCTGACCTGGGTGCTCGACCCGATTGACGGCACGCGTGCGTTCATCACCGGCCTGCCACTGTGGGGCACGTTGATCGCCCTGAATGACGGAACGCGCCCGGTGGTGGGCGTAATGAACCAGCCGTTCACCGATGAACGTTTTGTCGGCACTCCGGCAGGCGCCTGGCGTAGCGGCACGCGGCTGAAGACCCGTGCCTGCGCCGACCTGGCTTCGGCCACACTGATGTGCACCACGCCGGACATGTTCGACACCGCAGAGCGCAAGGCGGCGTTCGAGGCTGTGGCTGGCAAGGCACGGCTGATGCGTTACGGCGGTGATTGCTATGCCTACTGCATGCTGGCTTCGGGCTTTGTCGACGTGATCGTCGAAGCGAGCTTGCAACCGTATGACGTGCAGGCGTTGATGCCGATCATCGAAGGGGCGGGCGGGGTGATTACCGCTTGGGATGGCAGCAGTGCGCAAAATGGCGGGTGTGTGGTGGCCTGTGGTGATCCGGCGCTGCATGCACAGGTCGTGGAGATGTTGCGCCACGCCATGTGA
- a CDS encoding universal stress protein — protein MSQFKRLFVMLGPQMRHSPALQRAAALAESSGALLDINVFVDDVDTFGLMSDGRERERLLGDNRQWLADEAEQLGNAGLDVSTELLLTRDPLGSVLERIERLGCDLLIKDVQHEPVLKRLLVTPLDWQLLKESPVAVHLVSDIRLPLPRQIAAAVDLNCLGAGEHLDDQVIHSAHALALQCNAELHLLHVCDAAKTHIADFGAGTVTMPGFDGSVRTAQRAAFNRLGDHHQIPLERRHFVEGAAIRAIAQFVSHSRVDVIVMGSHRHDAMQTFLGGTTAHVLEHPLCNVLAIKASR, from the coding sequence ATGAGCCAGTTCAAGCGTCTGTTCGTCATGCTCGGCCCGCAGATGCGCCATAGCCCGGCGCTGCAGCGCGCGGCGGCGCTGGCCGAGTCCAGTGGTGCCCTGCTGGATATCAACGTGTTCGTCGACGATGTCGACACCTTTGGCTTGATGAGCGATGGCCGAGAGCGTGAGCGGCTACTCGGCGACAACCGCCAATGGCTGGCCGACGAAGCCGAGCAACTGGGCAACGCCGGGCTCGATGTTTCCACCGAACTGCTGCTGACCCGGGACCCGCTGGGCAGCGTGCTCGAACGCATCGAACGGCTGGGGTGCGACCTGCTGATCAAGGACGTGCAGCACGAACCGGTACTCAAGCGTTTGCTGGTCACGCCGCTGGACTGGCAACTGCTCAAGGAAAGCCCGGTGGCCGTGCACCTGGTCAGCGACATCCGCCTGCCGCTGCCCCGGCAGATTGCGGCGGCGGTGGACCTTAACTGCCTGGGAGCAGGCGAGCATCTGGACGATCAGGTGATCCACAGTGCTCATGCCCTGGCCCTGCAATGCAACGCCGAACTGCACCTGCTGCATGTGTGCGATGCGGCCAAGACCCATATCGCCGACTTTGGTGCCGGCACCGTCACCATGCCGGGGTTCGATGGCAGTGTGCGCACGGCGCAGCGGGCGGCGTTCAACCGGCTGGGCGACCACCACCAGATTCCGCTGGAGCGACGGCATTTTGTCGAGGGTGCGGCGATCCGGGCGATTGCCCAGTTCGTGAGCCACAGCCGGGTCGATGTGATCGTGATGGGCAGCCATCGGCATGATGCGATGCAGACGTTCCTCGGCGGCACCACGGCGCATGTGCTGGAGCATCCGTTGTGCAATGTGCTGGCCATAAAGGCCAGTCGCTGA
- a CDS encoding acyloxyacyl hydrolase: MKTRLASTLAAALLALAGSNLAQAAQISGAVGATGQGDMTYRLGMSFDWDKQWLKSDIGFVTGYWDAAYTYWEGGDASGAHSLSFSPVFTYEFSGFTYTPYVEAGIGLAAFSKTDVGDQHLGSSVNFEDRIGFGLKLPGEQKVGIRAIHYSNAGIKQPNDGIESYSLFYSKRF; the protein is encoded by the coding sequence ATGAAAACCCGTCTTGCCAGCACGCTGGCCGCCGCCCTATTGGCGCTCGCCGGCAGCAATCTGGCCCAGGCCGCGCAGATTTCCGGTGCCGTGGGGGCAACCGGCCAAGGTGACATGACCTACCGTCTCGGCATGTCGTTCGATTGGGACAAGCAGTGGCTGAAGAGCGACATCGGTTTTGTGACGGGCTATTGGGATGCGGCCTACACCTACTGGGAAGGTGGCGATGCCAGCGGCGCCCACTCGCTGTCGTTCAGCCCGGTGTTCACCTATGAGTTCAGTGGTTTCACCTACACCCCGTATGTCGAAGCCGGGATTGGCCTGGCGGCCTTCTCCAAGACCGATGTGGGCGACCAGCATCTGGGTTCATCGGTCAACTTCGAAGACCGTATCGGTTTCGGCCTGAAGCTGCCTGGCGAGCAGAAGGTGGGGATCCGGGCGATTCACTATTCCAACGCCGGCATCAAGCAACCGAACGACGGCATCGAATCCTACTCGCTGTTCTACAGTAAACGTTTTTGA